The proteins below come from a single Anaerobaca lacustris genomic window:
- a CDS encoding HEAT repeat domain-containing protein, with product MFKSRMCVFAMIVVLLAGLVPAWAQTVASKSDEAKLIATLTSPDASRKDKADACRQLSIIGTKAAIAPLASLLGDPEMSHMARYALEPIPDPAVDRAFRETLGKLSGRPLIGVIASIGVRRDAEAIEPLTKMLMDGQVSPEAMGAAVRSLGRIGTVAAAQVLTASLDHAPSEGMLDVYEGLFRCAEVLAAEGNGEEAAAIYERLRQVKEPHQVRAGALRGAILMRRGRERAGLIREHLRSDDYVLFAAACQTALDLPASGITRALTESLAQLPADNQILVIQTLGKRGDVASLPALFDAARTGPTEVRLAAIRAMPEIGDASVVPVLAGLMADADRQIAQPAKESLASLPGPEADQIVMTMFESREMDKRQVALELMGRRRMTQAVPVLLQAAGVTQGRLRPAIIRMVGELGGPDRLPALLALLDELESSQDLDAARQAMSVVCAKADDSQAASDMLVNRLGRSKPQQKIVLVRVLSGVGGPTALAAVRRAVDDPDGDVRAAAIRALGTWKTTDAAPELLALAQSADNPTEKMLSLRSYVGFAARRDLPVEVRLSMCRQAAGLIERNDEKTLLLGTLGGIDSVEALGLIEPYLTDSATRQEATVAALGIADRLLSHRDAGQYAAKLIAPLEKVAQAAPNDNLAQRARNLLAQARTKAGR from the coding sequence ATGTTCAAGTCAAGAATGTGCGTCTTCGCGATGATCGTCGTGTTGTTGGCCGGCCTCGTTCCGGCGTGGGCGCAGACCGTCGCTTCGAAGTCGGACGAAGCCAAGCTGATCGCGACGCTGACGTCGCCCGATGCCTCTCGCAAGGACAAGGCCGACGCCTGTCGGCAGTTGTCCATCATTGGGACAAAGGCGGCCATTGCCCCGTTGGCGTCGCTGCTGGGCGACCCGGAGATGTCGCACATGGCCCGCTATGCACTGGAGCCGATCCCCGACCCGGCCGTCGACCGGGCCTTTCGCGAGACGCTGGGCAAACTCAGCGGCCGGCCGCTGATCGGGGTCATTGCCAGCATCGGCGTACGGCGCGACGCCGAGGCCATCGAGCCGTTGACGAAGATGCTCATGGACGGTCAGGTGAGCCCGGAGGCGATGGGGGCGGCCGTGCGATCGCTGGGCCGGATCGGAACCGTGGCTGCGGCCCAGGTGCTCACGGCGAGCCTGGACCATGCGCCGTCGGAAGGTATGCTCGACGTGTATGAGGGCCTGTTCCGCTGCGCGGAGGTGCTCGCCGCCGAAGGCAATGGCGAAGAGGCAGCGGCGATCTACGAGCGGCTGCGCCAAGTGAAGGAGCCACATCAGGTTCGAGCCGGGGCGCTGCGCGGCGCCATTCTCATGCGCCGCGGCCGGGAGCGTGCGGGACTGATTCGGGAGCATCTGCGCAGCGACGACTACGTGTTGTTCGCCGCCGCCTGTCAGACCGCTCTGGATCTGCCGGCCTCGGGAATTACACGGGCGCTGACCGAATCGTTGGCGCAATTGCCGGCCGACAACCAGATCCTGGTGATTCAGACACTCGGCAAGCGGGGCGACGTTGCCTCCTTGCCCGCGCTGTTCGACGCCGCCAGGACCGGACCGACCGAGGTTCGCCTGGCGGCGATCAGGGCCATGCCGGAGATCGGCGATGCCTCGGTGGTGCCTGTCTTGGCGGGTCTGATGGCCGATGCGGACCGCCAGATCGCACAGCCTGCGAAGGAGAGCCTGGCTTCTCTGCCCGGCCCGGAAGCCGACCAGATCGTGATGACGATGTTCGAGAGCCGCGAGATGGACAAGCGCCAGGTGGCACTCGAACTGATGGGGCGCCGCCGAATGACCCAGGCGGTGCCTGTTCTGCTCCAGGCGGCCGGTGTTACACAGGGAAGGCTTCGTCCCGCCATCATCCGGATGGTTGGTGAACTGGGCGGTCCGGACCGTCTGCCCGCGCTGCTCGCGCTGCTCGATGAACTGGAATCGTCGCAGGATCTCGATGCCGCGAGGCAAGCAATGAGCGTCGTCTGTGCAAAGGCGGACGATTCGCAGGCCGCAAGCGACATGCTGGTCAATCGGCTTGGCCGATCCAAGCCGCAGCAGAAGATCGTCTTGGTGCGCGTCCTGAGCGGCGTGGGCGGCCCCACGGCCCTGGCGGCGGTTCGTCGGGCGGTTGACGACCCCGACGGTGATGTGCGCGCCGCTGCTATCCGCGCGCTGGGAACGTGGAAGACGACCGATGCCGCCCCCGAACTGCTGGCCCTGGCCCAATCGGCGGACAACCCTACCGAGAAGATGCTTTCTCTGCGATCGTATGTGGGGTTTGCCGCCCGGCGCGATTTGCCTGTCGAGGTGCGGCTTTCGATGTGTCGTCAGGCCGCAGGGCTGATCGAACGCAATGATGAGAAGACGCTGCTGTTGGGCACCCTGGGCGGTATCGATTCGGTCGAGGCCTTGGGACTGATCGAGCCGTATCTGACCGATTCGGCGACGCGGCAGGAGGCGACGGTCGCGGCGCTGGGGATTGCCGACCGGCTGCTCAGCCATCGCGATGCCGGCCAGTATGCTGCCAAGCTGATCGCACCGCTGGAAAAGGTGGCTCAGGCCGCCCCCAACGACAATCTGGCCCAGCGAGCCAGGAACCTGCTGGCACAGGCTCGAACCAAGGCCGGCCGCTGA
- a CDS encoding Gfo/Idh/MocA family protein, translating to MTKPLNVGMIGYGFMGRTHSNAYRKAPNFFDLPYKPVLKTICGLEEKEAKAFADRWGYESYVTDWRKVIDDKSIDVVDICVPNNYHAEIAIAAAEAGKMIICEKPLARTAAEAEPMVQAVEKAGVANLVSFNYRRVPAVTLAKKLIDEGRLGKIFHYRANFLQDWTISSQVPQGGMATWRLDVKAAGSGVTGDLLAHCIDTAMWHNGPISAVCGMTETFVKQRMHAETGKVEPVGIDDACTFFCRFDNGSLGNFESTRYARGHKALYTFEINGENASIAWDLHDLHRLSYFDHRDDSIVRGWRSVHVTDGDMPYMGKWWVPGLQIGYEHSFVHQVADFLENAAKGQPTSPTFREALATQKVCDAVLASAKAGKWETIKY from the coding sequence ATGACCAAACCACTGAACGTTGGCATGATCGGCTACGGTTTCATGGGCCGAACCCACTCGAACGCCTATCGCAAAGCGCCGAATTTCTTCGACCTGCCGTACAAACCCGTCCTCAAGACCATTTGTGGGCTGGAAGAGAAAGAGGCGAAGGCCTTCGCGGACCGATGGGGCTACGAATCGTATGTGACCGACTGGCGCAAGGTGATCGACGACAAGAGCATCGACGTCGTTGACATCTGCGTGCCGAACAACTACCACGCGGAAATCGCCATCGCCGCCGCCGAGGCGGGCAAGATGATTATCTGCGAGAAGCCGCTGGCGCGGACGGCCGCTGAGGCCGAGCCGATGGTTCAGGCGGTAGAGAAGGCGGGCGTGGCGAACCTGGTGTCGTTCAACTACCGCCGGGTGCCGGCGGTGACGCTGGCCAAGAAGCTCATCGACGAAGGCCGGCTGGGCAAGATCTTCCACTATCGGGCCAACTTCCTGCAGGATTGGACCATCTCGTCTCAGGTTCCGCAGGGCGGTATGGCGACGTGGCGGCTGGACGTCAAGGCGGCCGGTTCCGGCGTGACCGGCGATCTGCTCGCCCACTGCATCGATACGGCCATGTGGCACAACGGCCCGATCAGCGCCGTCTGCGGCATGACCGAAACCTTCGTCAAGCAGCGCATGCACGCCGAGACGGGCAAGGTCGAGCCAGTGGGGATCGACGATGCATGCACGTTCTTCTGCCGCTTCGACAACGGTTCGCTGGGCAATTTCGAGTCCACGCGCTACGCCCGCGGCCACAAGGCCCTCTACACGTTCGAGATCAACGGTGAGAACGCATCGATTGCCTGGGACCTCCACGACCTGCATCGTCTGAGCTATTTCGACCATCGCGACGATTCGATCGTGCGTGGCTGGCGGTCGGTCCACGTCACCGACGGCGACATGCCGTACATGGGCAAATGGTGGGTGCCGGGATTGCAGATCGGCTACGAGCATTCGTTCGTGCATCAGGTGGCCGACTTCCTGGAGAACGCCGCGAAGGGCCAGCCGACGTCGCCGACGTTTCGCGAGGCCCTGGCGACGCAGAAAGTCTGCGATGCCGTGCTCGCTTCGGCCAAGGCCGGCAAGTGGGAAACAATCAAGTATTAA
- a CDS encoding sugar phosphate isomerase/epimerase family protein yields the protein MSSNPLPKLHNAMWPGLVGKGDGPGQEPPISLERMLELTAGAEVNGQKFDGIDYFLFLPHTDPNAGDDELRKIADLIAGYGFNVGSLVAPVWGGTVGDTAMGDAAAREKFLEAVRMACRIAGVFNKHGVRKYGVIRIDSAEFGVEKWRQDPKGNTAKIAETFREAARIAADHGERLAAEGEICWAGLHSWRAMLDLLEAVGMPETFGFQADMAHTYLYLMGYNSPEDALLKPGYSEDEFYAAYEKMVDKLRPWTIDFHVAQNDGEVHGAGTHDKTGKHCRADDPNGKLDIVRCAGYWLKDAKARGIQHICWDGCMFPNATLEAPATWNAILDVMLKVRAAHGWNA from the coding sequence ATGAGTTCGAACCCCCTCCCCAAACTTCACAACGCCATGTGGCCGGGACTGGTCGGCAAAGGTGACGGCCCGGGCCAGGAGCCTCCGATCAGTCTCGAACGGATGCTCGAGCTGACCGCCGGCGCCGAGGTGAACGGCCAGAAGTTCGACGGCATCGACTACTTCCTGTTCCTGCCGCACACCGACCCCAACGCCGGCGATGATGAGCTGAGGAAGATCGCCGATCTCATTGCGGGGTACGGTTTCAACGTCGGTTCGCTCGTGGCCCCGGTCTGGGGTGGTACGGTCGGCGACACGGCGATGGGTGACGCCGCGGCCCGTGAGAAGTTTCTCGAAGCCGTGCGGATGGCCTGCCGGATTGCGGGTGTGTTCAACAAGCACGGCGTGCGCAAGTACGGCGTGATTCGGATCGACTCGGCCGAGTTCGGCGTCGAGAAATGGCGTCAGGACCCCAAGGGCAACACCGCCAAAATCGCCGAGACGTTCCGCGAGGCGGCCAGAATTGCCGCCGATCACGGCGAACGCCTGGCGGCCGAGGGCGAGATCTGCTGGGCCGGCTTGCACAGTTGGCGGGCCATGCTCGATCTGCTGGAGGCCGTGGGCATGCCGGAGACATTCGGCTTCCAGGCCGATATGGCCCACACGTATCTGTACCTGATGGGCTACAATTCGCCGGAGGACGCGCTGCTGAAGCCGGGGTATTCCGAGGACGAGTTTTACGCCGCGTATGAGAAGATGGTCGATAAGCTGCGGCCCTGGACGATCGATTTCCACGTCGCCCAGAACGACGGCGAGGTGCATGGCGCCGGTACGCACGACAAGACGGGAAAGCACTGCCGGGCCGACGACCCCAACGGCAAGCTCGACATCGTCCGCTGCGCCGGCTACTGGCTCAAGGATGCCAAGGCGCGCGGCATCCAGCACATCTGCTGGGACGGTTGCATGTTCCCCAACGCGACGCTCGAAGCGCCCGCGACATGGAATGCGATCCTCGACGTGATGCTCAAGGTGCGCGCCGCGCACGGATGGAATGCGTAG
- a CDS encoding Gfo/Idh/MocA family protein → MSQSKSSLSRRAFLGRTAALAAVPYIVPASVFGRNGAVPPSERIILGGIGLGGRGTGVMNWMLPEKDVQFVAICDPQRQRRQRIKEIVDARYGNKDCVMYHDIREFLATRTDIDAVLIATGDRWHALASIWAMRAGKDVYSEKPSAMTIQEGQAVVDTASRYGRVYQSGIQRLSEGNFTFANELLRLGYLGEVHTVRAHIAPWDAAEMRHDWLPEEPLPPKDEVDWDAWLGPCPWRPYNVAYTQGRWRNHYDFHTSCIGEWGAHTFAQCQVALDLWKTSPVEYGYVANDSGDGMVMRFANGIKMVLERDMDQKIWHGSCGVRYEGTKGWVAIADGYPRCEVSNPAWHSDFQKLVEDYVARTRRPMSHVRDLFNCVKSRRETVANPVMMHRSMSTVHAANISMWLKRDLQYDPVKEEFVNDDEANRFRSRAMREPWTI, encoded by the coding sequence ATGTCGCAGAGCAAATCAAGCCTGTCCCGCCGTGCCTTCCTCGGACGCACGGCGGCCTTGGCGGCGGTGCCGTATATCGTTCCGGCGTCGGTATTCGGACGCAACGGCGCCGTCCCGCCCAGCGAGCGCATCATTCTGGGGGGTATCGGCCTCGGCGGCCGCGGCACCGGCGTGATGAACTGGATGTTGCCCGAGAAGGACGTGCAGTTCGTCGCCATCTGCGACCCGCAGCGGCAACGCCGCCAGCGAATCAAAGAGATCGTCGACGCGCGCTACGGCAACAAGGACTGTGTGATGTACCACGATATCCGCGAGTTCCTGGCGACGCGGACAGACATCGACGCCGTGCTGATCGCCACAGGAGATCGCTGGCATGCGTTGGCGTCGATCTGGGCCATGCGGGCGGGCAAGGACGTGTACTCGGAGAAACCGTCGGCCATGACGATCCAGGAAGGCCAGGCGGTTGTCGATACCGCCAGTCGGTATGGGCGCGTGTACCAGAGCGGGATTCAGCGGCTCAGCGAGGGCAATTTCACGTTCGCCAACGAGTTGCTCCGCCTCGGCTATCTCGGCGAGGTCCACACCGTCCGGGCGCACATTGCCCCGTGGGATGCGGCGGAGATGCGACACGACTGGCTGCCGGAAGAGCCCCTGCCGCCCAAAGACGAGGTGGATTGGGACGCCTGGCTGGGCCCGTGTCCGTGGCGGCCGTACAACGTCGCCTATACCCAGGGTCGGTGGCGCAATCACTACGATTTCCATACGAGCTGCATCGGCGAATGGGGCGCCCACACGTTCGCCCAGTGCCAAGTGGCGCTGGATCTGTGGAAGACCTCGCCGGTTGAGTACGGATACGTCGCGAACGACAGCGGCGACGGCATGGTCATGCGGTTTGCCAACGGCATCAAGATGGTGCTCGAACGCGACATGGACCAGAAGATCTGGCACGGCTCCTGCGGCGTGCGTTACGAGGGCACCAAGGGCTGGGTGGCCATCGCCGACGGCTATCCGCGATGCGAAGTGTCCAACCCGGCGTGGCACAGCGACTTCCAGAAGCTGGTCGAGGATTACGTCGCGCGTACCCGGCGGCCGATGAGCCACGTCCGTGACCTCTTCAACTGCGTCAAGTCGCGCCGAGAGACCGTGGCCAACCCGGTCATGATGCATCGGTCCATGTCCACTGTCCACGCGGCCAACATCTCGATGTGGCTCAAACGGGACCTGCAGTACGATCCGGTCAAAGAGGAGTTCGTCAACGACGACGAAGCCAATCGATTCCGTTCGCGTGCGATGCGGGAACCCTGGACCATCTGA